A section of the Gammaproteobacteria bacterium genome encodes:
- a CDS encoding hydantoinase/oxoprolinase family protein, which translates to MLLGVDTGGTFTDFVLIDDARCLRVHKVLSTPDAPERAILQGIHDLGIGLDDLLVVHGSTVATNAALEGKGVATAYITNTGLGDVLTIGRQARASLYDLQPGLDTPPVTASMCVEVDTRRSAEGVLLRPLTDDMLKDLVERIKQLAPQAVAINLLFSYLDDEQERRIEAVIPDGVFVSRSSTVLAEYREYERGIATWLNAYVGPLMQGYLNRLEASLGSARLTVMQSSGETISAPQAAKKAVNLLLSGPAGGLMGARAIGKDVACDRLLSFDMGGTSTDVALIDGDVCLTQEGRIGPYPVVVPMVDMHTIGAGGGSIAVVDEGGMLQVGPASAGADPGPACYGKGGSCATVTDANLVLGRLRAEDFLGGKMVLDVSAARRVIQAIADQLSLSLLEAAEGVIRLVNENMAAALRVISVQRGIDPADFVLTSFGGAGGLHVCALAELVGVHQALVPVNAGVLSAFGMLVAPRGRQLSHTLTGMLDDFDGNQLEQEFQRMIDRGCDELVAEGVARADIHSSCSLDLRYRGQSSSLNLPWEDIVEAQVAFHARHEARFGHRLTTGVELVNLRVVLRASETDVDFNYQQPPIDASIHSERKMMSVYPRAGLIPAQLVSGPALITEQVATTYIAAGWQARVGDKGHLLLTMVRATS; encoded by the coding sequence ATGTTATTAGGTGTTGATACCGGGGGTACCTTTACTGATTTCGTATTAATTGATGATGCGAGGTGCTTGCGTGTGCACAAGGTATTATCGACCCCGGATGCGCCTGAGCGGGCAATCTTGCAGGGTATCCATGACCTGGGTATTGGCCTGGATGACTTGCTGGTGGTGCATGGTTCAACGGTGGCGACTAATGCGGCGCTAGAGGGTAAGGGTGTTGCGACGGCCTATATAACCAATACGGGTCTGGGTGATGTGTTGACTATCGGTCGTCAGGCGAGGGCATCTCTGTATGATCTGCAACCCGGCCTTGATACTCCGCCGGTGACCGCTTCTATGTGTGTTGAAGTGGATACGCGTAGGTCGGCAGAGGGTGTTTTGTTAAGGCCGCTGACGGATGACATGCTCAAGGATCTGGTGGAGAGGATCAAGCAACTCGCCCCGCAGGCGGTCGCTATTAATCTATTGTTTTCCTATCTTGACGATGAACAGGAACGTCGTATTGAGGCGGTAATACCTGACGGAGTATTTGTCTCCAGATCATCGACGGTGTTGGCGGAATACCGTGAGTATGAGCGCGGTATTGCGACTTGGCTTAATGCCTATGTTGGCCCGTTGATGCAGGGCTATCTGAATCGTCTGGAGGCCTCGCTTGGCTCGGCTCGTCTTACCGTGATGCAGAGTTCAGGGGAGACGATATCGGCTCCGCAGGCAGCAAAAAAGGCGGTCAATCTATTATTGTCGGGGCCTGCGGGCGGTTTGATGGGAGCCAGGGCTATTGGTAAGGATGTTGCTTGTGATCGCTTGTTGAGCTTTGATATGGGTGGCACGTCAACGGATGTGGCATTGATTGATGGTGATGTCTGTTTAACACAGGAAGGTCGGATTGGGCCGTATCCTGTGGTTGTGCCGATGGTGGATATGCATACTATTGGTGCCGGTGGTGGTTCTATTGCTGTGGTCGATGAAGGGGGAATGTTGCAGGTGGGCCCTGCCTCTGCGGGTGCTGATCCGGGGCCGGCATGTTATGGCAAGGGTGGCAGTTGTGCAACGGTGACGGATGCCAATCTGGTGCTGGGTCGTCTGCGAGCAGAGGATTTTCTAGGCGGTAAGATGGTGCTGGATGTGTCTGCTGCGAGGCGTGTGATACAGGCTATTGCGGATCAATTATCGCTTTCATTGTTAGAGGCTGCCGAGGGTGTTATTCGCCTGGTGAATGAAAATATGGCAGCGGCTCTGCGTGTGATCTCGGTACAAAGGGGCATTGATCCTGCTGATTTTGTATTGACCTCATTTGGTGGTGCAGGTGGCTTGCATGTGTGTGCGCTGGCTGAGCTTGTCGGGGTGCATCAAGCCCTGGTGCCGGTGAATGCGGGTGTCTTATCGGCCTTTGGTATGTTGGTTGCGCCCAGGGGGCGACAATTATCGCATACGCTGACAGGGATGCTGGATGACTTTGATGGGAACCAATTAGAGCAAGAGTTTCAGCGTATGATTGATCGTGGTTGTGACGAGCTTGTGGCTGAGGGCGTTGCTCGGGCTGATATTCATTCCAGTTGTAGTCTGGATCTACGTTATCGTGGTCAGTCGAGTAGCCTCAATCTGCCGTGGGAGGATATTGTCGAGGCACAAGTGGCATTTCATGCGCGTCATGAAGCGCGTTTTGGCCATCGTTTAACCACTGGAGTTGAGTTGGTGAATCTGCGGGTTGTGTTGCGTGCTAGCGAGACAGATGTTGATTTTAATTATCAACAGCCACCGATAGATGCGAGTATTCATTCAGAGAGAAAGATGATGTCGGTATATCCTCGCGCTGGTTTGATACCTGCACAGCTTGTTTCAGGCCCTGCGCTGATTACAGAGCAGGTGGCTACGACCTATATTGCAGCAGGTTGGCAAGCCAGGGTGGGTGATAAAGGGCATTTGTTATTGACAATGGTGCGCGCTACTAGTTGA
- the coaBC gene encoding bifunctional phosphopantothenoylcysteine decarboxylase/phosphopantothenate--cysteine ligase CoaBC — translation MNRLSGKRLLLGVTGGIAAYKAAELVRLLKLAGAEVRVVMTAAACEFITPLTMQALSGHRVHTDLLDTDAEAAMGHIELARWADAILVAPASADFIARLNSGRADDLLTTICLATEANVLIAPAMNNKMWSNSVTQQNIASLQTHGLQIIGPDSGDLACGETGPGRMVSPEMLQQQLADVFETGILQGLNLLITAGPTYEAIDPVRFIGNRSSGKMGYALAEAAQEAGANVVLISGPVALLCPERAKCINIESAAEMYATVMQQVDNCDIFIASAAVADYRPKDCNPHKIKKDAEYLTLELERNQDILSAVSHRSDAPFTLGFAAETEHLVKYAQAKRKAKGLDMIAANQVGIEGRGFDSENNELHLFWDGGEEVLPLDTKAHLARQLIVVLAQQYVENRGQTTIN, via the coding sequence ATGAATCGATTGTCAGGTAAAAGGCTCTTACTGGGAGTCACCGGTGGCATTGCCGCTTATAAGGCTGCCGAGCTGGTTAGGTTGTTAAAGTTGGCGGGTGCTGAGGTACGGGTGGTGATGACGGCGGCTGCCTGTGAGTTTATTACACCACTGACGATGCAGGCCTTGTCGGGTCATCGGGTACATACGGATTTACTGGATACTGATGCTGAGGCAGCGATGGGGCACATTGAGCTAGCGCGTTGGGCCGATGCCATTTTGGTGGCTCCAGCTAGTGCTGATTTTATTGCGCGTTTGAATAGTGGGCGTGCCGATGATCTGTTAACGACGATTTGCCTGGCGACTGAGGCTAATGTATTGATTGCCCCGGCGATGAACAACAAGATGTGGTCTAATTCAGTGACACAACAAAACATTGCCAGTTTACAGACACATGGACTACAGATCATTGGCCCTGATTCCGGTGACCTGGCCTGTGGAGAGACCGGGCCGGGACGTATGGTGTCGCCGGAGATGTTGCAACAGCAGCTTGCGGATGTCTTTGAAACGGGTATCTTGCAGGGCCTTAATCTATTGATTACGGCGGGTCCAACCTATGAAGCTATTGATCCCGTCCGTTTTATTGGTAATCGTAGTTCAGGCAAGATGGGATATGCCCTGGCTGAGGCTGCGCAGGAGGCGGGTGCTAATGTGGTGCTGATTAGTGGTCCAGTCGCATTGTTATGCCCTGAACGGGCTAAGTGTATCAATATTGAAAGTGCGGCCGAGATGTATGCAACGGTGATGCAACAGGTCGATAATTGTGATATTTTTATTGCCAGTGCGGCAGTGGCTGATTATCGGCCAAAGGACTGTAACCCGCATAAAATTAAGAAGGATGCAGAATATTTGACGCTGGAGTTGGAGCGAAATCAAGATATTCTGTCGGCGGTTAGTCATCGCTCGGATGCACCGTTTACTTTAGGTTTTGCTGCGGAGACGGAACATCTGGTGAAATATGCACAGGCAAAGCGTAAGGCAAAGGGGCTGGATATGATTGCCGCTAATCAGGTGGGTATTGAGGGCCGTGGTTTTGATAGTGAGAATAATGAGTTGCACCTGTTTTGGGATGGTGGTGAAGAGGTGTTACCGCTGGATACCAAGGCACACCTGGCGCGTCAGTTGATAGTTGTTTTAGCGCAACAATATGTTGAAAACCGGGGACAGACCACGATTAATTGA
- a CDS encoding JAB domain-containing protein codes for MTIREWPEQERPREKLLHHGSTALSDAELLAIFLHTGTPGITALDLARQLLGKYNGLRGLLSASQESFCLNPGLGPSKYAILQASLELSHRQLLETLQRKDAIKNPGDTRRYLRSRLREYKQEVFACLFLDTRHRVIRFEELFYGTIDGASVHPREVVKRALHLNASALILAHNHPSGIAEPSHADQAITLRLRDALALIDVRVLDHIIVGDGHEVSLAERGVI; via the coding sequence ATGACAATTCGTGAATGGCCGGAACAGGAACGTCCCAGAGAAAAACTCTTGCACCACGGCAGCACCGCGCTGTCTGACGCTGAGCTACTGGCAATTTTTCTACACACCGGCACCCCGGGCATTACTGCCCTTGATCTCGCCCGACAACTGCTCGGGAAATATAACGGTCTGCGGGGTCTGTTATCCGCTAGCCAGGAGAGCTTTTGCCTCAATCCAGGACTTGGCCCATCAAAATATGCCATCCTGCAGGCCAGCCTGGAACTTTCTCATCGTCAACTACTGGAGACACTGCAACGCAAAGATGCCATAAAAAACCCAGGCGATACAAGACGATACCTTAGGTCCAGACTACGCGAATACAAACAGGAGGTGTTTGCCTGTCTGTTCCTGGATACCCGACATCGAGTGATACGCTTCGAAGAACTCTTCTATGGCACCATCGACGGTGCCTCGGTACATCCGCGCGAGGTGGTCAAGCGTGCGTTGCATCTCAATGCATCGGCACTGATACTGGCTCACAATCATCCTTCAGGGATTGCGGAACCCAGTCACGCCGATCAGGCCATTACCCTGCGATTACGTGACGCACTCGCCCTGATTGATGTCCGGGTACTTGATCACATCATTGTTGGTGATGGTCACGAGGTCTCCCTGGCCGAACGGGGGGTCATATAA
- the rpmB gene encoding 50S ribosomal protein L28 yields the protein MSKVCQVTGKRPVAGNNVSHAHNKTRRRFLPNLHTHRFWVESEKRWVKLRLTSKGMRIIDKRGIDTVLSDMRARGEKV from the coding sequence ATGTCCAAAGTATGTCAGGTAACAGGAAAACGTCCGGTCGCTGGAAACAATGTTTCCCACGCCCATAATAAAACACGTAGGCGCTTCCTACCCAACTTGCATACCCATCGTTTTTGGGTAGAGAGCGAGAAACGTTGGGTTAAACTACGCCTTACCAGTAAAGGTATGCGTATTATCGATAAACGCGGGATCGATACCGTATTATCTGATATGCGTGCTCGCGGCGAAAAGGTCTAG
- a CDS encoding sulfite exporter TauE/SafE family protein — MEQFALFLISLVANIFSALAGGGAGLIQLPALIFLGLSFSIALATHKVASVALGVGATIRHLKEEPLERRFAVFMLLAGLPGVVIGANLILLVPGRMAEVSLGILTMSLGLYSWLSPSLGQQVSRIHRDKRGYLAGGVVLFAIGVLNGSLTSGTGLFVTLWLVRWFGLDYRRAVAYTLILVGMFWNGVGAVTLGLQSEIRWLWLPALLLGSLLGGYMGAHLSIVAGNKWIKRVYEVITLLVGLGLVLN; from the coding sequence ATGGAACAGTTTGCCTTGTTTTTGATCTCTTTGGTAGCAAATATTTTTTCTGCGCTGGCGGGCGGTGGGGCAGGTCTGATTCAGCTGCCCGCCTTAATCTTTCTTGGGTTATCGTTTTCCATTGCTCTGGCAACGCATAAGGTTGCCAGTGTTGCTCTCGGTGTGGGTGCAACCATTCGACATCTGAAGGAGGAACCGCTGGAGCGGAGGTTTGCTGTTTTTATGTTGCTGGCAGGTCTGCCCGGGGTGGTTATTGGTGCCAATCTGATTCTGTTGGTGCCTGGACGTATGGCAGAGGTCTCTCTGGGTATACTGACGATGAGTCTGGGTCTGTATTCATGGTTAAGCCCCTCGCTTGGGCAGCAGGTCTCTCGTATTCATCGTGATAAAAGAGGCTATCTTGCCGGTGGCGTGGTTTTATTTGCTATTGGTGTGCTAAATGGTTCGTTGACATCGGGTACCGGGCTTTTTGTTACGTTATGGTTGGTGCGCTGGTTTGGTCTGGATTATCGACGTGCTGTGGCCTACACCTTGATTCTGGTGGGGATGTTCTGGAATGGTGTGGGTGCAGTTACATTAGGTCTACAGAGTGAGATTCGCTGGTTGTGGTTGCCTGCTTTATTGCTGGGTTCCCTGTTAGGGGGTTATATGGGGGCTCATTTATCTATTGTTGCGGGGAATAAATGGATCAAGCGGGTATATGAGGTTATTACCTTGTTGGTTGGCTTGGGATTAGTGTTAAATTAA
- the dut gene encoding dUTP diphosphatase, giving the protein MQKIQLKILDARIGGEFPLPDYATDGSAAMDLRACVDEVLEVAPGETHLIPTGMAIYIADQSLAAVLLPRSGLGHKHGIVLGNLVGLIDSDYQGQLFVSCWNRGDSHFSIQPGDRIAQMMFVPVIRADFDIVDEFVESDRGVGGFGHTGKN; this is encoded by the coding sequence ATGCAAAAAATTCAGTTAAAAATTTTAGATGCAAGGATTGGCGGGGAGTTTCCCTTGCCGGATTATGCCACCGATGGTTCGGCGGCGATGGATCTACGTGCCTGCGTGGATGAGGTGCTGGAGGTGGCTCCGGGTGAGACGCATTTGATACCGACCGGGATGGCGATCTATATTGCCGATCAGAGCTTGGCTGCGGTGCTGTTGCCAAGATCTGGGCTGGGGCACAAACATGGTATTGTGCTCGGTAATTTAGTTGGTCTGATTGATTCTGATTATCAGGGACAGTTGTTTGTCTCTTGCTGGAATCGTGGTGATAGCCATTTTTCTATTCAGCCGGGTGATCGTATTGCGCAGATGATGTTTGTGCCGGTGATTCGGGCTGATTTTGATATTGTTGATGAATTTGTTGAAAGTGACCGCGGTGTGGGTGGCTTTGGACATACTGGAAAAAATTAA
- the argB gene encoding acetylglutamate kinase, with the protein MTLTVDSAKNVAHVLTEAMPYIQRFRGKTVVIKYGGNAMVDEKLKHGFARDIVLMKLVGINPVVVHGGGPQIGSLLGKLGKKSDFIEGMRVTDSETMDVVEMVLGGLVNKDIVNLINQHGGSAVGLTGKDGHMIKARKLNVSRKVEGMDVPEIIDLGHVGEVERIDASVIDMLVKSDFIPVVAPVGVGNDGCSYNINADLVAGKMAEVLQAEKLMLLTNITGILDKEGALLTGLSATQVDKLIEDGTIHGGMLPKIRCALDAVQSGVSAAHIVDGRVEHAVLLELFTDEGVGSLIRG; encoded by the coding sequence ATGACCTTGACTGTAGACTCAGCGAAGAATGTAGCGCATGTCCTGACCGAGGCGATGCCGTATATTCAGCGTTTTCGTGGTAAGACGGTAGTGATCAAGTATGGCGGGAATGCCATGGTTGATGAAAAACTGAAGCATGGTTTTGCGCGTGATATTGTCCTGATGAAACTGGTGGGGATTAACCCGGTAGTGGTTCATGGTGGCGGTCCACAGATTGGTTCGTTACTGGGGAAGCTCGGTAAAAAGAGTGATTTTATCGAGGGTATGCGGGTCACTGATAGTGAGACCATGGATGTGGTTGAGATGGTGCTGGGTGGTCTGGTCAATAAGGATATCGTCAATCTTATTAATCAGCACGGCGGTTCTGCGGTAGGTCTGACGGGTAAGGATGGCCACATGATCAAAGCAAGAAAATTAAATGTGAGTCGAAAGGTTGAGGGTATGGATGTGCCTGAGATCATTGATCTTGGCCATGTTGGTGAGGTTGAGCGGATTGATGCCAGTGTCATTGATATGTTGGTAAAGAGTGACTTTATCCCGGTTGTGGCGCCTGTTGGTGTGGGTAATGATGGTTGTTCATATAACATTAATGCAGACCTGGTAGCAGGCAAAATGGCTGAGGTGCTACAGGCAGAAAAGTTGATGTTGTTAACCAATATCACAGGGATTTTGGATAAGGAAGGCGCTCTGTTGACCGGTCTCAGCGCGACTCAGGTTGATAAGCTGATTGAGGATGGCACCATCCATGGGGGCATGTTGCCCAAGATTCGTTGTGCCCTGGATGCGGTGCAATCTGGGGTCTCGGCCGCACATATTGTCGATGGCAGAGTCGAGCATGCGGTGTTGCTTGAGTTGTTTACCGATGAAGGGGTTGGTAGTTTGATTCGTGGGTAG
- a CDS encoding HDOD domain-containing protein — MRDIFIGRQAIYDSELKVYAYELLFRSSKTNNASGITNGDQATSTVISNAFMEIGLEDLVGSRLAFINLTSNFFLSDEKPPFSPEHVVLEVLENIKPDADIIEGIQHLSKQGYAIALDDFVYDESLIPLVELADIIKLDMRALGHDGIVEQMEILKPYPVKLVAEKIENQDEFDFCKELGFDYFQGYFLCQPRVVKKRSLSPNRIAILQLLAEISQPDVDVKKLEALITQDVTLSYKLLRYINSAFYSLPKKVESIQQGLVYLGLKTIKMWAYLLSMANIDDKPNELMVTAITRGKMCELLAGHLGVRNSDTFFTVGIFSTLDAMMDMPMNEILNSLPLSTDIQDALLHHEGPAGEILKQVIAYEQGLWSKVNNKGISTDQFTSAYLGALSWADETCKQIN; from the coding sequence ATGCGTGACATTTTTATAGGCAGACAGGCAATATACGACAGTGAACTCAAGGTTTATGCCTATGAGTTGCTTTTCCGTAGCAGCAAAACCAACAATGCCAGCGGTATTACCAATGGTGATCAAGCCACTTCTACCGTCATCTCCAATGCATTCATGGAGATTGGTCTTGAAGACCTTGTTGGTTCTCGCCTGGCATTTATCAACCTGACCAGCAATTTCTTTCTCTCCGATGAAAAGCCACCGTTCTCACCAGAACATGTTGTGCTGGAAGTATTGGAAAACATCAAACCTGATGCCGATATTATAGAAGGCATACAACATTTATCCAAACAGGGATACGCCATTGCACTGGATGACTTTGTCTATGATGAAAGCCTGATACCGCTGGTTGAGCTGGCCGATATCATCAAATTGGATATGCGCGCACTCGGGCATGACGGCATCGTTGAACAAATGGAGATACTCAAGCCCTACCCTGTGAAATTGGTGGCAGAAAAGATCGAAAATCAGGATGAATTTGATTTCTGCAAAGAACTAGGCTTCGATTACTTTCAGGGCTATTTCCTGTGTCAACCACGCGTAGTAAAAAAACGCAGCCTGTCACCCAATCGTATTGCTATCTTGCAATTACTGGCCGAAATATCTCAACCGGATGTCGATGTAAAGAAACTGGAGGCATTAATAACCCAGGATGTTACCCTGAGTTATAAATTATTACGCTATATCAACTCTGCCTTCTACTCATTACCCAAAAAAGTAGAATCCATCCAGCAAGGTCTTGTTTATCTGGGATTAAAAACCATCAAGATGTGGGCCTACCTGTTAAGCATGGCCAATATTGATGACAAGCCCAATGAATTAATGGTCACTGCCATTACTCGCGGCAAGATGTGCGAACTACTGGCCGGTCACCTGGGCGTTAGAAATAGTGACACCTTCTTTACTGTCGGCATATTCTCTACCCTAGATGCCATGATGGACATGCCCATGAATGAGATACTCAATTCACTCCCTCTCAGCACTGATATCCAGGATGCCCTGCTTCACCATGAGGGGCCGGCAGGTGAAATACTGAAACAAGTCATTGCCTATGAACAAGGTCTTTGGAGCAAGGTGAATAACAAGGGTATCAGTACCGATCAATTCACCTCGGCTTACCTCGGCGCATTATCCTGGGCCGATGAAACCTGCAAACAGATCAACTAG
- a CDS encoding DUF4124 domain-containing protein, producing MIIKKLALSISLSIPLIFIHTDNSQAAKVFRWVDDLGQIHYDDKITPESITKERDELNSQGIKLGTTKAARTVGEIAEENRIKAKQQARIRQLKEQKQYDDMLLATFTSVEDMIRNRDGKITALESSVQLTKASLVRLHKTLGNLHKKIDGNKNKESKYVKKLIHEALETGIQIEQQKEYIILKQQAQDKIREKFDKDISRFKELTQVRDKTEQ from the coding sequence ATGATCATAAAAAAACTTGCTCTCAGTATCAGCCTTAGTATACCTCTTATTTTTATTCACACGGACAATTCACAGGCCGCCAAGGTGTTCCGCTGGGTCGATGATCTGGGACAGATTCATTACGATGACAAGATCACCCCTGAATCAATAACCAAAGAACGTGATGAGTTAAATTCCCAAGGGATCAAACTAGGTACAACCAAGGCCGCCAGAACAGTCGGAGAGATTGCCGAAGAAAACCGCATTAAAGCCAAACAACAGGCCAGAATAAGACAACTTAAAGAACAAAAACAATATGATGATATGTTACTGGCGACCTTCACCAGTGTAGAGGACATGATAAGAAATCGTGATGGCAAGATTACCGCCCTTGAGAGCTCTGTTCAGTTAACTAAAGCCAGCCTGGTGCGTCTACACAAGACTCTGGGTAATCTGCATAAAAAAATAGACGGTAACAAAAACAAAGAAAGCAAATATGTGAAAAAGCTAATCCACGAAGCACTGGAGACTGGGATCCAGATTGAACAACAAAAAGAATATATTATTCTTAAACAACAGGCTCAGGACAAGATTCGTGAAAAATTCGACAAAGATATTAGCCGCTTCAAGGAACTGACGCAGGTGCGAGATAAAACAGAACAGTAA
- the rpmG gene encoding 50S ribosomal protein L33 yields MREKIKLVSSAGTGHYYTTTKNKRTMPGKLELKKYDPVVRQHVNYKESKIK; encoded by the coding sequence ATGCGTGAAAAAATTAAACTCGTTTCCAGTGCAGGCACCGGTCACTATTACACCACAACCAAGAACAAACGCACCATGCCGGGTAAGCTGGAACTCAAGAAATACGATCCAGTGGTACGCCAACATGTAAATTACAAGGAATCCAAGATTAAATAA
- a CDS encoding phosphomannomutase/phosphoglucomutase: protein MNVEETIFRAYDIRGVVDTDLTPATVELIGQAIGSEALDRGQTTVAIGRDGRLSGPALSGALARGLCAAGCDVIDIGQVPTPVLYYAANTLDTTSGVMVTGSHNPPEYNGLKIVLAGETLSGDTIKALYRRIESGQLHTGSGKVTQQVVIDDYMQRILSDIKPERPLRIVVDCGNGVAGEAAPALLRALGCEVDELFCEIDGNFPNHHPDPSKPENLKDMIARVKEIGADLGMAFDGDGDRLGVVDAKGQVIWPDRLMMLFARDIIDRDPDGLIIYDVKCSRHLPAVIAAANGRSEMWKTGHSFIKARMKETGALLAGEMSGHIFFKERWYGFDDALYAAARLLEILARDSRSPQQVFDALPDSVNTPELSIMLKEGEPPVFMEKLQAAASFDNAEVSTIDGLRVDFMDGWGLVRASNTTPSLVLRFEADTEEALQRIQQDFRDLMSQADSSVQLPF, encoded by the coding sequence ATGAATGTCGAGGAAACAATTTTCAGAGCCTATGATATCCGAGGTGTTGTTGATACAGATCTGACACCGGCTACAGTTGAATTGATTGGGCAAGCGATTGGTAGTGAGGCACTTGATCGCGGACAGACCACCGTGGCTATTGGTCGGGATGGTCGTTTGTCGGGCCCGGCATTATCGGGCGCGTTGGCGCGTGGCCTTTGTGCTGCGGGTTGTGATGTGATTGATATTGGTCAGGTTCCAACGCCGGTACTCTATTATGCCGCTAATACCCTCGATACGACATCAGGTGTGATGGTGACGGGCAGTCATAATCCACCGGAATACAATGGCCTGAAGATTGTTCTGGCGGGTGAAACGCTGTCGGGGGATACCATTAAAGCCTTGTATCGACGTATAGAATCAGGACAGTTGCACACCGGCTCAGGCAAGGTGACACAGCAAGTTGTCATTGATGATTACATGCAGCGTATTCTCTCTGATATCAAACCGGAGCGTCCTCTTCGTATCGTGGTGGATTGTGGTAATGGTGTGGCGGGTGAAGCCGCTCCTGCATTATTGCGTGCATTAGGTTGTGAGGTGGATGAATTGTTCTGTGAAATTGATGGTAATTTCCCTAATCATCATCCTGATCCGAGTAAGCCGGAAAATCTGAAAGATATGATTGCACGGGTGAAGGAGATAGGTGCCGATCTGGGTATGGCCTTTGATGGCGATGGTGATCGCCTCGGTGTGGTTGATGCTAAAGGTCAGGTGATCTGGCCAGATCGTCTGATGATGTTATTTGCCCGCGATATTATTGATCGTGATCCAGATGGCCTTATTATCTACGATGTGAAGTGCTCCCGGCATTTGCCTGCGGTTATTGCGGCCGCTAATGGAAGATCTGAGATGTGGAAGACGGGGCATTCCTTTATCAAGGCGCGTATGAAGGAGACGGGTGCCTTGTTGGCCGGTGAGATGAGTGGGCATATCTTCTTTAAGGAGCGCTGGTACGGATTTGATGATGCACTTTATGCCGCTGCACGTTTACTGGAGATACTGGCACGGGATTCACGTAGTCCACAGCAGGTCTTTGATGCCTTGCCCGATAGCGTGAACACCCCTGAGTTAAGTATTATGCTGAAGGAGGGAGAGCCTCCAGTGTTTATGGAGAAATTGCAGGCGGCTGCCAGCTTTGATAATGCCGAAGTATCAACCATTGATGGTCTGCGCGTTGATTTCATGGATGGTTGGGGCTTGGTGCGTGCATCGAATACCACGCCATCGTTAGTGTTGCGCTTTGAAGCGGATACTGAAGAGGCATTGCAACGTATCCAGCAAGATTTTCGTGATCTGATGTCGCAAGCCGATAGTAGTGTTCAATTACCGTTTTAG
- the prmA gene encoding 50S ribosomal protein L11 methyltransferase, with protein sequence MAWFQLILDAGEHDPEQLSDLMMASGAVSVTLEDSADEPLYEPPVGETPLWTNTRVMGLFAAETDQKRLLSTLQDVMGADMVFHIQALEERDWVRAWMDDFHAMQFGENLWVCPSESEQPPAGAVVLELDPGLAFGSGTHATTALCLEWLDANPPQGKIVMDYGCGSGILSLAALKLGAKEVWAIDNDPQALLATQDNAERNGVSEGLKVMLPEDMPGGISSPEVDLLLANIIAGPLVELAPRLAGYIVDGGGIVLSGILSEQTQWVMDAYTPYCSMSDPIQQDDWMRLQGTV encoded by the coding sequence ATGGCATGGTTTCAATTAATTCTGGATGCGGGTGAGCATGATCCGGAACAATTATCGGATCTGATGATGGCATCGGGTGCGGTCTCAGTAACGCTGGAAGACTCGGCGGATGAGCCTCTGTATGAGCCTCCGGTCGGTGAGACCCCGTTGTGGACGAATACTCGGGTAATGGGCTTGTTTGCAGCTGAGACCGATCAGAAACGGCTGTTGTCGACCTTACAAGATGTTATGGGGGCCGATATGGTGTTTCATATCCAGGCCTTGGAGGAACGTGATTGGGTGCGGGCATGGATGGATGATTTTCATGCCATGCAGTTTGGTGAGAACTTATGGGTTTGCCCCAGTGAAAGTGAACAACCACCTGCCGGTGCCGTGGTGCTGGAGCTGGATCCTGGTCTCGCCTTTGGTAGTGGGACACACGCGACCACGGCGCTTTGTCTGGAGTGGCTGGATGCCAACCCGCCGCAAGGCAAAATCGTAATGGATTATGGTTGTGGCTCAGGGATACTATCGTTGGCGGCGTTGAAGTTGGGGGCGAAAGAGGTATGGGCGATTGATAATGATCCACAGGCCTTGTTGGCAACACAGGATAATGCCGAGCGGAATGGGGTTTCCGAGGGTTTGAAGGTGATGTTGCCTGAGGATATGCCTGGGGGAATATCAAGCCCTGAGGTTGATCTGTTGTTGGCAAATATCATTGCCGGCCCTCTGGTGGAATTGGCACCACGACTTGCGGGCTATATTGTTGATGGAGGAGGTATTGTTCTGTCAGGGATATTGTCTGAACAGACACAATGGGTCATGGATGCCTATACACCGTATTGTTCCATGTCTGATCCGATACAGCAGGATGACTGGATGCGCTTGCAGGGTACTGTATAA